The region TGTGAATTTGGATGTTCGGTTATAAAGCTTTCTTCTTTGTTTTCGGTTTCGACCAAGAATCGTTTTACATAGTAACGTTCTTTTTCACCATCGTAATAAATAGCCGAGATTGGTTTTTTAGGAATCCATTTTTCCAAAACTACCATGTCAGGATCAAAATGCGTGGACAATTCTGGTGTAATAACTTTTAATTTACCCGATTGATGGATAATCAAAATTTTATCACTTGGCCTGAATTCGCCCAATAATTCTCCTCTTGCATCTACATTTAATCTTTGAACCGTCTCATCATACCAAACTTTCCTTGGCAATAAAGTTGAGATTCCTTTTTCCTTAATTTCAATTTTCTTGATTGGGTATTTGGAGACCAAATTCCCTTTAGAAGCTCGACCTTTAATCGCTAAACTGGCAAAATCAATGTCAAATTTAAGTTTTTTAATACTTCCTATTTGGCGTAAAATTATTGTCACCACTTCGGCTTCTCCGTTTGGATTACAAGTAAAATAGAGAATCTGTGAGCCTTTGGTACCATTAGTCAAATCATACAATTTATCTCTGGTAACCCCTGAAACATTAAATCTTTTGATATAAGAAGGCCCCGATTTTCCATCGCGATAAATCACATTATAAATAGTACGTTTGTCACTTTTGTCAAAAATAGCCACATGAATAATATCTTTCCCTGCAAAAGTCTTAGCATCGACCTTAGTGACCATCATGCTTCCATCACGAAGAAAAACAATCACATCATCAATATCAGAACAATCTGTCACATACTCGTCTTTTTTCAAGCTCGTTCCTACAAATCCTTCTTCACGATTGACATATAATTTGGTGTTTCGTAAAACTACCTTCGTAGCCTCGATATCGTCAAAAATACGCAGTTCGGTTTGGCGTTCTCTTCCTTTTCCGTATTTCTCTTTTAGTTTTGTAAAATAGGCAATAGCAAAATCGACGATATGTGCTAAATGGTGCTCTACTTCTTTCATTTCATCCTCTAACTTAGCGATAAAATCATCCGCTTTATCAGAGTCAAAACGAGTAATACGAATCATTGGGATTTGCGTTAAACGATGCAAATCGTCATCATTAATTTCTCTGACAAATGCTTTCTTGAAAGGTTCAAATTGGTCGTACATGTATTTGTACAATGACTCTTTATCAGAATACAATTTGAAATCAATGTACATTTCTTCCCGAATGAATATTTTCTCCAAAGTAGAAAAATGCCATTTGTTTTTTAATTCTTCTAACTGAATTTCCAGTTCTTGTCGAAGCAAATCAACCGTTCTTTCTGTCGAAATTTTCAACATCTCAGAAACGCCTATAAACAAAGGTTTGTTATCTTCAATTACACAACCCAGCGGAGCCACAGATGTTTCGCAAGCTGTAAAGGCAAACAAGGCATCGATGGTTTTGTCTGGAGAAACACCCGGAAATAAGTGAATCAAAATCTCCACTTCGGCAGCGGTATTGTCTTCAATTTTCTTGATTTTGATTTTCCCTTTATCATTGGCTTTCAAAATACTATCAATAAGAGACGTAGTATTAGTCGAAAACGGAATTTGGGTAATTACCAAGGTGTTTTTATCCAGCTGGGCAATTTTAGCACGTACACGTACACGCCCACCACGCAGACCGTCATTATAATTAGTCACATCGGCAATACCTTGAGTCATAAAATCAGGATATAGCGTAAAAGGCTTCCCTTTCAGGATCTTTATCGATGCATCAATTAACTCATTAAAATTATGAGGCAATACTTTAGTAGAAAGTCCCACGGCAATACCTTCAGCTCCTTGAGCCAAAAGCAATGGAAACTTAACCGGAAGATTATTAGGTTCAGCCCTTCTTCCGTCATAAGAAACGCCCCAATCAGTAATCTTTGGCGAATACAAAACTTCTAAAGCAAATTTAGACAAACGTGCCTCGATGTAACGGGAAGCTGCCGCACCATCACCAGTTAGGATATTTCCCCAGTTTCCCTGACAGTCAATCAACAATTCCTTTTGTCCAATTTGTACCATCGCATCACCAATGCTTGCATCACCATGTGGGTGGTACTGCATGGTATGTCCTACAACATTAGCCACTTTATTGTAACGTCCGTCATCCAACTCTTTCAGGGAATGCATGATTCTGCGCTGTACTGGTTTAAAACCGTCTTCAATAGCAGGAACCGCACGTTCCAGAATTACATAAGAAGCATAATCTAGAAACCAGTCCTTGTACATTCCTGTAACTTTGGTAATGGTATCATTTCCGTCTTCCTGATGATCGTAAAAATGCTCTCCTTCGTGCTTTTGTACTTCTTGTTGCGCTTCGGGATTTATATTTTCTTCTTCGTCCATTTATTTTCTTTGAATTCTATAAGAACTATGATTATCAACTTATGTTATTATACTTCTTCTTCAACTACATCCAATTCTACCTTCAGATTCTTGATGATAAATTCCTGTCGATCGGGTGTGTTTTTCCCCATATAAAAAGACAACAATTGCTCAATCGAAGTGTTTTTGTCCATCATAATAGGATCCAGACGAATGGTATCGCCAATAAAATTCTTGAACTCATCAGGCGAAATTTCTCCTAAACCTTTAAATCGGGTGATTTCCGGTTTTGGTTTTAATTTTTCAATCGCCTCTTTTCTTTCTTCGTCAGAATAGCAATAAATCGTTTCTTTCTTGTTTCTCACCCTGAAAAGTGGCGTTTGCAAAATATACAAATGTCCTTCTTTGATCAGCTCGGGGAAAAATTGCAGAAAAAAAGTAATCAATAACAATCGGATGTGCATTCCATCGACATCGGCATCGGTAGCGATCACAATGTTATTGTAACGCAATTTCTCTAAGCCATCTTCGATATCCAAAGCCGCTTGAAGCAAATTGAACTCTTCGTTTTCATACACAATTTTCTTGCTCATTCCGTATGAATTTAAAGGCTTACCACGCAAACTAAAAACAGCTTGTGTATTTACATCGCGCGATTTAGTAATCGACCCAGAAGCCGAATCTCCCTCGGTAATAAAAAGCGTACTTTCTAAGTTTCTAGGATTTTTGGTATCTGGAAGGTGCGCCCGACAATCTCTCAATTTTTTATTGTGAAGATTGGCTTTTTTAGCACGATCTGTAGCTAATTTTCGAATTCCGGACAATTCTTTACGTTCTCTTTCAGCCTGCAAAATTTTACGCAATAAGGCTTCTGCAGTGGGAGGGTTTTTATGTAAATAATTATCTAATTTGGTTTTAATAAAGTCGTTTACAAAAGTACGAACCGAAATTGGCGGCGTTCCATCATCAGAGCCCATATCTGTTGAGCCCAATTTAGTTTTGGTTTGCGACTCAAATACGGGTTCCATCACTTTGATACTAATGGCACTCACAATCGATTTACGCACATCAGAGGCTTCAAAACTTTTATTGTAAAACTCACGAATGGTTTTTACGATCGCTTCTCTATAAGCCGCTAAGTGCGTTCCTCCTTGGGTCGTATTTTGACCATTGACAAAAGAGTGATATTCCTCGCTGTATTGTGTTTTACTGTGCGTTAAAGCAATCTCGATATCCTTTTCCTTCAAATGAATAATTGGATATTCTAAATCTTCAGCACTGATGGTTTCTTCCAATAAATCCCTAAGACCATTCTCAGAAATGTATTTTTCGCCATTGAAAATAATTGTCAAACCATTGTTTAGGTAACAATAATTTTTAACCATTTTTATGACATACTCGTAGCGGAACTTGTAATTTTTAAAAATCGCTTCGTCCGGAATAAAAGTTACCTTGGTTCCTTTTCTCTTTGTGGTATCAACTATATCTTCTTCCAGAACTAAATTTCCTGCCGAGAACTCAGCTGCTTTTTGTTTTTCGTCACGAACCGATTCTACACGAAAATAATTCGAAAGTGCATTCACCGCCTTGGTTCCCACACCATTCAAACCTACCGATTTCTGGAAAGCTTTAGAATCATACTTTCCTCCTGTATTCATTTTCGAAACAACATCGACCACTTTTCCAAGCGGAATTCCACGGCCGTAATCCCTTACAGCCACCGTTTTGTCCTTAATCGTTACCTCGATTGTTTTACCTGCACCCATAACGAATTCATCGATACAGTTGTCTAATACCTCTTTTAGAAGAATATAAATACCATCATCAGGTGAAGAACCATCACCTAGTTTCCCAATGTACATACCGGGACGCATACGAATGTGTTCTTTCCAATCGAGCGACCGAATATTATCCTCGGTATATTTATTTTGATCTGACATTTTAAATTTTGTGGATTTTGTGCTAATATAGGATATCTCGATTTATTTTAAAAGGAGAAGCCTTCAAAGTTATCAAAAATGATATTGACAACCCCATTTGAGATTAAAAACCACGAATTTAGGATAACATCCCCATATTTACAGCCCAATATTTTTTACTATATCTCTTAACTGATTATCGAATTCAGGATTAGAAATTGCTCCTTTTTCACTATCAAAATTATCATAAAAACTCGGAAGAGAGAAAGTAGCTTTTACGTCTGCACCATAGCGCGGAAAGGCATTTTTGGCAATTTCAAGAACATTGGCTCCTCCTCTTTTCCCATCAGAAGTTGCCATAAGCAGCATTGGTTTTTGCTGAAAAACCTTTACCGTAATTCTGGAACACCAGTCAAAAACATTCTTGAAAGCCGCTGAATAATTGCTGTTGTTTTCGGCCAAAGAAACCACCAAAAAATCGGCGCTGGCCATTTTATCCAAAAAAGCTTGTGCTAAAGGATGATGCCCAATTTCCTTTTCGATATCTACGCTAAACAAAGGCATTTGAAAATCATTTAAATCCAAGACCTCAACTTGCTCATTTTCAAATAAATGAGCCGCATAGGTTGCTAATTTTTTGTTTATTGAATTTTTACTTGGGCTTGCTCCAAAGGCGATGATTTTCATTGTTCTTGTTTTTTTTCTAAAAGTAACAAAAAAAACGTGACCAAAAAAAAACCGCAAAATTGCTTTTGCGGTTTCATCTATTCTCTTTGTCCTTTATTCTATTCTCTAAAAATTACACATTAAAACGGAAATGCATCACATCACCATCTTTTACAATATATTCTTTTCCTTCAACTTTAAATTTTCCGGCTTCTTTACATTTAGCTTCCGATCCGTAATGAACGAAATCTTCATACGAAATAACCTCAGCACGAATAAATCCTTTTTCAAAATCAGTATGAATTACTCCTGCAGCCTGTGGCGCAGTTGCTCCAATATTAATAGTCCAAGCACGAACTTCTTTGACACCTGCTGTAAAATACGTTTGTTGTTTCAACAATTTGTAAGCAGCACGAATCAAGACAGAAGCCCCTGGTTCTTTCAATCCCATGTCTTCTAAGAAAACTTGACGCTCTTCATAACTTTCTAATTCGGTAATATCAGCCTCAGCACCTACTGAAAGAATAATTACTTCGGCATCTTCGTCTTTTACTAATTCACGAACCTGATCCACATATTTGTTTCCGTTTACCGCTGAATTTTCATCCACATTACAAACATACAACACCGGTTTAGCGGTAATTAACTGAAAACTTTCCATCAATACTTCCTCTTCATTAGATTGAGGAACAATCGTTCTGGCTGATTTTGCTTGTAAAAGCGACTCTCTGATTCGATCCAAAAGTGCCTTTTCAGTTTGTGCTTCTTTATTTCCGGTTTTAGCGGCGCGGTTTACTTTTTCTAAACGTTTTTCAACTGTATCTAAATCTTTCAATTGCAACTCAATATCAATCGTTTCTTTGTCACGAATAGGATTTACATTTCCATCAACATGGACAATATTATCGTTATCAAAACAACGCAATACATGAATAATAGCATTACACTCTCTAATGTTTCCTAAAAACTGATTTCCAAGACCTTCTCCCTTACTGGCTCCTTTTACTAAGCCGGCAATATCAACTATATCAACAGTTGCCATTTGAACACGCTCTGGCTTAACCAATTCTTCTAATTTTTCAATTCTTGGATCCGGAACGTTTACAACACCTATATTTGGCTCAATTGTACAAAAAGGGAAATTAGCACTTTGTGCTTTTGCATTTGATAAACAATTAAATAATGTTGATTTTCCAACATTTGGCAATCCTACAATTCCTGCTTTCATATGTAGTTACTATTTATTTTTTAATGGAATAGATTCTAGCCATTCTTCCTTGTTTTTACGATAGAAGCATGACAATTTTAAAATATATCTTCACAAATAGCATTTACCGC is a window of Flavobacterium acetivorans DNA encoding:
- a CDS encoding DNA gyrase/topoisomerase IV subunit A, which produces MDEEENINPEAQQEVQKHEGEHFYDHQEDGNDTITKVTGMYKDWFLDYASYVILERAVPAIEDGFKPVQRRIMHSLKELDDGRYNKVANVVGHTMQYHPHGDASIGDAMVQIGQKELLIDCQGNWGNILTGDGAAASRYIEARLSKFALEVLYSPKITDWGVSYDGRRAEPNNLPVKFPLLLAQGAEGIAVGLSTKVLPHNFNELIDASIKILKGKPFTLYPDFMTQGIADVTNYNDGLRGGRVRVRAKIAQLDKNTLVITQIPFSTNTTSLIDSILKANDKGKIKIKKIEDNTAAEVEILIHLFPGVSPDKTIDALFAFTACETSVAPLGCVIEDNKPLFIGVSEMLKISTERTVDLLRQELEIQLEELKNKWHFSTLEKIFIREEMYIDFKLYSDKESLYKYMYDQFEPFKKAFVREINDDDLHRLTQIPMIRITRFDSDKADDFIAKLEDEMKEVEHHLAHIVDFAIAYFTKLKEKYGKGRERQTELRIFDDIEATKVVLRNTKLYVNREEGFVGTSLKKDEYVTDCSDIDDVIVFLRDGSMMVTKVDAKTFAGKDIIHVAIFDKSDKRTIYNVIYRDGKSGPSYIKRFNVSGVTRDKLYDLTNGTKGSQILYFTCNPNGEAEVVTIILRQIGSIKKLKFDIDFASLAIKGRASKGNLVSKYPIKKIEIKEKGISTLLPRKVWYDETVQRLNVDARGELLGEFRPSDKILIIHQSGKLKVITPELSTHFDPDMVVLEKWIPKKPISAIYYDGEKERYYVKRFLVETENKEESFITEHPNSQLEIVSTDYRPVVELVFPKVKGVQKESVTVDIEDFIAVKGFKALGNQLTTEKLKQINMLEPLAYEIPEEVIPEEAKGETNTDEGDVHLDEDGQVILF
- a CDS encoding DNA topoisomerase IV subunit B; translation: MSDQNKYTEDNIRSLDWKEHIRMRPGMYIGKLGDGSSPDDGIYILLKEVLDNCIDEFVMGAGKTIEVTIKDKTVAVRDYGRGIPLGKVVDVVSKMNTGGKYDSKAFQKSVGLNGVGTKAVNALSNYFRVESVRDEKQKAAEFSAGNLVLEEDIVDTTKRKGTKVTFIPDEAIFKNYKFRYEYVIKMVKNYCYLNNGLTIIFNGEKYISENGLRDLLEETISAEDLEYPIIHLKEKDIEIALTHSKTQYSEEYHSFVNGQNTTQGGTHLAAYREAIVKTIREFYNKSFEASDVRKSIVSAISIKVMEPVFESQTKTKLGSTDMGSDDGTPPISVRTFVNDFIKTKLDNYLHKNPPTAEALLRKILQAERERKELSGIRKLATDRAKKANLHNKKLRDCRAHLPDTKNPRNLESTLFITEGDSASGSITKSRDVNTQAVFSLRGKPLNSYGMSKKIVYENEEFNLLQAALDIEDGLEKLRYNNIVIATDADVDGMHIRLLLITFFLQFFPELIKEGHLYILQTPLFRVRNKKETIYCYSDEERKEAIEKLKPKPEITRFKGLGEISPDEFKNFIGDTIRLDPIMMDKNTSIEQLLSFYMGKNTPDRQEFIIKNLKVELDVVEEEV
- a CDS encoding NADPH-dependent FMN reductase, coding for MKIIAFGASPSKNSINKKLATYAAHLFENEQVEVLDLNDFQMPLFSVDIEKEIGHHPLAQAFLDKMASADFLVVSLAENNSNYSAAFKNVFDWCSRITVKVFQQKPMLLMATSDGKRGGANVLEIAKNAFPRYGADVKATFSLPSFYDNFDSEKGAISNPEFDNQLRDIVKNIGL
- the ychF gene encoding redox-regulated ATPase YchF is translated as MKAGIVGLPNVGKSTLFNCLSNAKAQSANFPFCTIEPNIGVVNVPDPRIEKLEELVKPERVQMATVDIVDIAGLVKGASKGEGLGNQFLGNIRECNAIIHVLRCFDNDNIVHVDGNVNPIRDKETIDIELQLKDLDTVEKRLEKVNRAAKTGNKEAQTEKALLDRIRESLLQAKSARTIVPQSNEEEVLMESFQLITAKPVLYVCNVDENSAVNGNKYVDQVRELVKDEDAEVIILSVGAEADITELESYEERQVFLEDMGLKEPGASVLIRAAYKLLKQQTYFTAGVKEVRAWTINIGATAPQAAGVIHTDFEKGFIRAEVISYEDFVHYGSEAKCKEAGKFKVEGKEYIVKDGDVMHFRFNV